One stretch of Lemur catta isolate mLemCat1 chromosome 2, mLemCat1.pri, whole genome shotgun sequence DNA includes these proteins:
- the LOC123632498 gene encoding aquaporin-8 — protein sequence MSGEVAMCDSNFGNVKVKEPSVGGRWRVSWYERLVQPCLVELLGSALFIFIGCLSVIENGLDTGLLQPALAHGLALGLIIATLGNISGGHFNPAVSLAAMLTGGLTLMMLVPYWISQLLGGLIGAALAKAVSPAERFWNTSGAAFVTVQEQGQVAGALGAEIILTMLLALAVCMGAINEKTKGPLAPFSIGLSVTVDILVGGNVSGACMNPARAFGPAVMANYWGFHWIYWVGPLLAGLLVGLFIRFFIGDGKTRLILKGR from the exons ATGTCTGGAGAG GTAGCTATGTGTGACTCTAACTTTGGCAATGTCAAGGTGAAGGAGCCGAGCGTGGGTGGCAGGTGGCGTGTGTCCTGGTACGAGCGGCTGGTGCAGCCCTGCCTGGTTGAGCTGCTGGGCTCTGCCCTCTTCATCTTCATCGGGTGCCTGTCTGTCATCGAGAATGGGCTGGACACCGGGCTGCTGCAGCCAGCCCTGGCCCAcgggctggccctggggctcaTCATTGCCACACTGGGGAACATCAG TGGGGGACATTTTAACCCTGCGGTGTCCCTGGCGGCCATGCTGACTGGAGGCCTCACCCTGATGATGCTCGTTCCCTACTGGATCTCCCAGCTGCTCGGGGGGCTGATCGGGGCTGCCCTGGCCAAG GCAGTGAGTCCTGCGGAGAGGTTCTGGAACACATCTGGGGCAGCCTTTGTGACAGTCcaggagcaggggcaggtggcaggggcgCTGGGGGCAGAGATCATCCTGACGATGCTGCTGGCCTTGGCCGTGTGCATGGGGGCCATCAACGAGAAGACCAAGGGCCCTCTGGCCCCATTCTCCATCGGCTTATCTGTCACCGTGGACATCCTGGTAGG GGGTAACGTGTCTGGAGCCTGCATGAACCCTGCCCGTGCCTTTGGACCTGCCGTGATGGCCAACTACTGGGGCTTCCACTGGATCTACTGGGTGGGCCCACTCCTGGCTGGCCTGCTAGTGGGACTGTTCATTAG